The following are encoded together in the Oncorhynchus clarkii lewisi isolate Uvic-CL-2024 chromosome 25, UVic_Ocla_1.0, whole genome shotgun sequence genome:
- the LOC139384050 gene encoding enhancer of rudimentary homolog, with amino-acid sequence MSHTILLVQPTKRPEGRTYADYESVNECMEGVCKMYEEHLKRMNPNSPSITYDISQLFDFIDDLADLSCLVYRADTQTYQPYNKDWIKEKIYVLLRRQAQQAGK; translated from the exons ATG tCTCACACGATCCTGTTGGTCCAGCCCACCAAGAGACCAGAGGGACGTACGTATGCTGACTATGAATCAGTCAACGAGTGCATGGAAG GTGTGTGTAAGATGTACGAGGAACACCTAAAGAGAATGAACCCAAACAGTCCATCCATCACCTATGACATCAGTCAACTGTTTGACTTCATCGACGACCTGGCTGACCTCAGCTGCTTGGT gTACCGTGCGGACACACAGACGTACCAGCCGTACAACAAGGACTGGATCAAGGAGAAGATTTACGTGTTGCTGCGACGCCAGGCCCAACAGGCTGGGAAATGA